Below is a genomic region from Leucobacter exalbidus.
GGTGTCTCAGCCAGCCCAAAGAGCTCTTGCAGCTTCACCGCCACCACGGGCTGCGCATCGCCCGAATAGTCGATGCGCACGCGCGACCCCGAGGGCACCGCGAGTTGCTCGGGGGCGAGCTCGTCGAGCTTTGCGGCCTCGGGCCAGGGGAGCCGCCTGCGCAACGCCTGCGTGAGCTCGAGCCCCGCGAGCGACGAGTCGGCGCGCAACCTACCCAGATCGGGGCCCAGCCAATCGTCGAGGTTCGCAAGCAACGCCTCGTCGCTGACATCGGGCCAGGGGGCACCCAACTCGCGGTGAATGAGCGCGAGCCGCGTCCGCAATGAGCTCGCGCCTTCGCGCCAGGTGAGGGCGCCCAGACCCGCGCTGCGCAGGTGCGCGGTGTAAGCCGGCGCGATATCACTGGGTTCAGCGCGCACGGGTGCCTGCGTGAGCACGATCGCGCCGAGGCGCCGCTCCTCACGCACCCGCAGCTTGCCGCCGGCAATGCTCGCGGTGCGCTCGAAAGTCACCAGCGATCGGGCGACCTTGAGGGCTTCGGTCTCGTCGAACGGGGCCGCCATTCTGATGACGGCGCCGGTGCCGTCGGCGGCGCGGCCCTCGGCGCGCTGCACCTCGTGCACCGCGAGCCACTCGTAACTGGCAAGTTCGCTGCCCTCGGGCAGGGCCGCGCGGGTGCCGCTCGCGAGCAGATAACTGCGGGAATGTTCGCCGGTGCGCCGTGCAACCCACTCGGGGCGACCGAGAGCGATGACGGTGCCGGGCGCGGTGGCCGTCGCGGCGATGGTGATCGCCGGGCCCGCGGCACGGGGCAGGGTTCCTGTGGCCTGGGCCGCGATCCGGAGCAGCCGTTCGCTCTCGCGCTTCCATCTGGCCGCCCCCGGGTGGCGGCCGGTGCGCAACTCGCGCAGCAGCCGCGGCAGATCGGCACTGGGCTCACGAAAATCATCGGAAATGGCGGCCACGGTCTCGGCCGCCAGGCAGGCATCGCCGAGCACCTGCGCGCCCTCCACGAGCGCACGGGCCGACCTGGCACCGACGGGCAGCAGCGCCACTGAGCGGCCAGCCGGGGTGATGTGCCCGCGGTCGTCGACCAGCTCGAGCGCGCGCAGCGTCGCGACGGCAGCGCTCATTGCGGCCGCGGGTGGCGCGGTTGGCAGCGCGAGCCCCTCGGCCCCCGGCGTGCCCCACGCCGCGAGCAACAGTGCGGCGTCGGTGAGATCGGCCGAGGCGATATCGGGCTGGGCGTGGGCGCGCATGTGCGCGTATTCTGCCTCGGAATAGACGCGCACGGCATGTCCCGGGCCCTGCCTCGCCGCGCGGCCCGCGCGCTGCTCAGCACTCGCTCGCGACGCACTCACGGTGCTGAGCCCCGACATATCGCGCCCGCGATCGCGACGCACCTCGCGCGCTAACCCCGAATCGATCACGAGGCGCACGCCGGGCACCGTGAGCGAACTCTCGGCGAGCGACGTGCTCACGATGATGCGCGGCGGCTCATCGGCGCCCCGCCCTCGTACCGCGCGATCTTGCTCGCGGGCGGGAATACGACCGTGCAGCGGCAGAATCTCAAGCTCGTTTGGGGCTTGGGAAGCGGCGCCGGATCGCAGCAGCGCGACCACGTCATCGACCTCGCGCGCTCCGGGTACAAACACCAGCGCATCGCAGCCCGCGGCACGCTGGGAGCGCAGCGCGACCTGAGCCAGGTGGGCGAGAAACCCGCGGGAGGTGCCGCGCGCATCCAAACGCGGCTCGGCATAGGGGGCGTGCTCGATCGTGAGCGAATGCAACACCGATGGAATTTCGACGACCGGGGCATCACCCAACAGCTCAGAAATGCGGGCGGCCTCGAGGGTCGCCGACATCGCCGCGACGATGAGATCGTCGCGCAGGGCCCGCGCCTCAGCCACCATGCCGAGTAGCAAATCGCCCTCGACGGTGCGCTCGTGCACCTCATCGAGGATCACGGCACCGACTCCGGGAAGCTCGGGGTCAGCGATAAGGCGCCGCAGCAGCACGCCCGGGGTGACCACCTCAATGCGGGTGCGCGCCGAGACATGGCGCTCACCGCGAATCGTGACGCCCACCTCTTCGCCCAAGGCGCTGCCCGACAGCTGAGCCAGCCGGGTCGCGGCGGCACGGGCCGCGACGCGCCGGGGCTGCGTGAGGATGACACGCGAGGGGCTACCGGCAGCCTGCAAATCGTTTTCGGGGGAGGCCCCGTGCGCCGCACGCTCAGCAAGCAGATTCGCCACCAGGGGCGGTACAAACGTCGTTTTACCGGTTCCCGGGGGCGCGGTGACCACGAAGGCCCCAGAGGCGGCGGCCCGCGAAAGTTCGTTCTGAGCCTGGGAAACAATAAGGCCAGAGCCGATACGGTAAAGGTCGAAAAGAAGCGGGGTCACCTCGCAAGCATACGAGACGGGGGAATAGTATGCGTGATTCACACGAGTTGTTGGCGGCAGCGGCCAGCGAGATGGCCGAACACGGCTACTCGGCGGCGTCGCTGTCGGCAATTGCCGCGCGCTTGGGCCTCACCAAGGGGGCCCTCGTACGCCAGTTTCCGACCAAGGAACACTTTGCGCGTGGCATCATCACGGCGCTGCGGCTCTCGATCACAGGTGAACAGGAGCGCGCTACGGCGGCGTATCCGCGAAGCGGCGCCCGCGCCCTGATTCGATTCTTGATTGTCATTCGCGAGCGGGCCAAAGAACGACCAGAGGTGCGAGCCGGCATCGTGCTCTTTAGTGATCGTTCGGCACCCTCCAGCGAGATCGCCGAGCTGGGGGAGAGCTGGCGTGGTGCATTGCAGGCGATGCTCGAGGCTGCGCAACGGGATGGGGAGATCGATCCTGAAGTGAGTCCGCGCGAGATAGCTGAGTTTCTTCTCATGCTCAATATGGGGGAGGGGATCGTCACCACGCGGTGGCAGGCT
It encodes:
- a CDS encoding TetR/AcrR family transcriptional regulator, whose protein sequence is MRDSHELLAAAASEMAEHGYSAASLSAIAARLGLTKGALVRQFPTKEHFARGIITALRLSITGEQERATAAYPRSGARALIRFLIVIRERAKERPEVRAGIVLFSDRSAPSSEIAELGESWRGALQAMLEAAQRDGEIDPEVSPREIAEFLLMLNMGEGIVTTRWQAPESAGVSLGALRRSLRNIGIADVDALIEEVQAGLR
- the hrpB gene encoding ATP-dependent helicase HrpB, producing MTPLLFDLYRIGSGLIVSQAQNELSRAAASGAFVVTAPPGTGKTTFVPPLVANLLAERAAHGASPENDLQAAGSPSRVILTQPRRVAARAAATRLAQLSGSALGEEVGVTIRGERHVSARTRIEVVTPGVLLRRLIADPELPGVGAVILDEVHERTVEGDLLLGMVAEARALRDDLIVAAMSATLEAARISELLGDAPVVEIPSVLHSLTIEHAPYAEPRLDARGTSRGFLAHLAQVALRSQRAAGCDALVFVPGAREVDDVVALLRSGAASQAPNELEILPLHGRIPAREQDRAVRGRGADEPPRIIVSTSLAESSLTVPGVRLVIDSGLAREVRRDRGRDMSGLSTVSASRASAEQRAGRAARQGPGHAVRVYSEAEYAHMRAHAQPDIASADLTDAALLLAAWGTPGAEGLALPTAPPAAAMSAAVATLRALELVDDRGHITPAGRSVALLPVGARSARALVEGAQVLGDACLAAETVAAISDDFREPSADLPRLLRELRTGRHPGAARWKRESERLLRIAAQATGTLPRAAGPAITIAATATAPGTVIALGRPEWVARRTGEHSRSYLLASGTRAALPEGSELASYEWLAVHEVQRAEGRAADGTGAVIRMAAPFDETEALKVARSLVTFERTASIAGGKLRVREERRLGAIVLTQAPVRAEPSDIAPAYTAHLRSAGLGALTWREGASSLRTRLALIHRELGAPWPDVSDEALLANLDDWLGPDLGRLRADSSLAGLELTQALRRRLPWPEAAKLDELAPEQLAVPSGSRVRIDYSGDAQPVVAVKLQELFGLAETPRLVNGRVPVLFHLLSPARKPLAVTADLRSFWDGPYQQVRSEMRGRYPKHPWPEDPWTAQATARTKRAQQ